NNNNNNNNNNNNNNNNNNNNNNNNNNNNNNNNNNNNNNNNNNNNNNNNNNNNNNNNNNNNNNNNNNNNNNNNNNNNNNNNNNNNNNNNNNNNNNNNNNNNNNNNNNNNNNNNNNNNNNNNNNNNNNNNNNNNNNNNNNNNNNNNNNNNNNNNNNNNNNNNNNNNNNNNNNNNNNNNNNNNNNNNNNNNNNNNNNNNNNNNNNNNNNNNNNNNNNNNNNNNNNNNNNNNNNNNNNNNNNNNNNNNNNNNNNNNNNNNNNNNNNNNNNNNNNNNNNNNNNNNNNNNNNNNNNNNNNNNNNNNNNNNNNNNNNNNNNNNNNNNNNNNNNNNNNNNNNNNNNNNNNNNNNNNNNNNNNNNNNNNNNNNNNNNNNNNNNNNNNNNNNNNNNNNNNNNNNNNNNNNNNNNNNNNNNNNNNNNNNNNNNNNNNNNNNNNNNNNNNNNNNNNNNNNNNNNNNNNNNNNNNNNNNNNNNNNNNNNNNNNNNNNNNNNNNNNNNNNNNNNNNNNNNNNNNNNNNNNNNNNNNNNNNNNNNNNNNNNNNNNNNNNNNNNNNNNNNNNNNNNNNNNNNNNNNNNNNNNNNNNNNNNNNNNNNNNNNNNNNNNNNNNNNNNNNNNNNNNNNNNNNNNNNNNNNNNNNNNNNNNNNNNNNNNNNNNNNNNNNNNNNNNNNNNNNNNNNNNNNNNNNNNNNNNNNNNNNNNNNNNNNNNNNNNNNNNNNNNNNNNNNNNNNNNNNNNNNNNNNNNNNNNNNNNNNNNNNNNNNNNNNNNNNNNNNNNNNNNNNNNNNNNNNNNNNNNNNNNNNNNNNNNNNNNNNNNNNNNNNNNNNNNNNNNNNNNNNNNNNNNNNNNNNNNNNNNNNNNNNNNNNNNNNNNNNNNNNNNNNNNNNNNNNNNNNNNNNNNNNNNNNNNNNNNNNNNNNNNNNNNNNNNNNNNNNNNNNNNNNNNNNNNNNNNNNNNNNNNNNNNNNNNNNNNNNNNNNNNNNNNNNNNNNNNNNNNNNNNNNNNNNNNNNNNNNNNNNNNNNNNNNNNNNNNNNNNNNNNNNNNNNNNNNNNNNNNNNNNNNNNNNNNNNNNNNNNNNNNNNNNNNNNNNNNNNNNNNNNNNNNNNNNNNNNNNNNNNNNNNNNNNNNNNNNNNNNNNNNNNNNNNNNNNNNNNNNNNNNNNNNNNNNNNNNNNNNNNNNNNNNNNNNNNNNNNNNNNNNNNNNNNNNNNNNNNNNNNNNNNNNNNNNNNNNNNNNNNNNNNNNNNNNNNNNNNNNNNNNNNNNNNNNNNNNNNNNNNNNNNNNNNNNNNNNNNNNNNNNNNNNNNNNNNNNNNNNNNNNNNNNNNNNNNNNNNNNNNNNNNNNNNNNNNNNNNNNNNNNNNNNNNNNNNNNNNNNNNNNNNNNNNNNNNNNNNNNNNNNNNNNNNNNNNNNNNNNNNNNNNNNNNNNNNNNNNNNNNNNNNNNNNNNNNNNNNNNNNNNNNNNNNNNNNNNNNNNNNNNNNNNNNNNNNNNNNNNNNNNNNNNNNNNNNNNNNNNNNNNNNNNNNNNNNNNNNNNNNNNNNNNNNNNNNNNNNNNNNNNNNNNNNNNNNNNNNNNNNNNNNNNNNNNNNNNNNNNNNNNNNNNNNNNNNNNNNNNNNNNNNNNNNNNNNNNNNNNNNNNNNNNNNNNNNNNNNNNNNNNNNNNNNNNNNNNNNNNNNNNNNNNNNNNNNNNNNNNNNNNNNNNNNNNNNNNNNNNNNNNNNNNNNNNNNNNNNNNNNNNNNNNNNNNNNNNNNNNNNNNNNNNNNNNNNNNNNNNNNNNNNNNNNNNNNNNNNNNNNNNNNNNNNNNNNNNNNNNNNNNNNNNNNNNNNNNNNNNNNNNNNNNNNNNNNNNNNNNNNNNNNNNNNNNNNNNNNNNNNNNNNNNNNNNNNNNNNNNNNNNNNNNNNNNNNNNNNNNNNNNNNNNNNNNNNNNNNNNNNNNNNNNNNNNNNNNNNNNNNNNNNNNNNNNNNNNNNNNNNNNNNNNNNNNNNNNNNNNNNNNNNNNNNNNNNNNNNNNNNNNNNNNNNNNNNNNNNNNNNNNNNNNNNNNNNNNNNNNNNNNNNNNNNNNNNNNNNNNNNNNNNNNNNNNNNNNNNNNNNNNNNNNNNNNNNNNNNNNNNNNNNNNNNNNNNNNNNNNNNNNNNNNNNNNNNNNNNNNNNNNNNNNNNNNNNNNNNNNNNNNNNNNNNNNNNNNNNNNNNNNNNNNNNNNNNNNNNNNNNNNNNNNNNNNNNNNNNNNNNNNNNNNNNNNNNNNNNNNNNNNNNNNNNNNNNNNNNNNNNNNNNNNNNNNNNNNNNNNNNNNNNNNNNNNNNNNNNNNNNNNNNNNNNNNNNNNNNNNNNNNNNNNNNNNNNNNNNNNNNNNNNNNNNNNNNNNNNNNNNNNNNNNNNNNNNNNNNNNNNNNNNNNNNNNNNNNNNNNNNNNNNNNNNNNNNNNNNNNNNNNNNNNNNNNNNNNNNNNNNNNNNNNNNNNNNNNNNNNNNNNNNNNNNNNNNNNNNNNNNNNNNNNNNNNNNNNNNNNNNNNNNNNNNNNNNNNNNNNNNNNNNNNNNNNNNNNNNNNNNNNNNNNNNNNNNNNNNNNNNNNNNNNNNNNNNNNNNNNNNNNNNNNNNNNNNNNNNNNNNNNNNNNNNNNNNNNNNNNNNNNNNNNNNNNNNNNNNNNNNNNNNNNNNNNNNNNNNNNNNNNNNNNNNNNNNNNNNNNNNNNNNNNNNNNNNNNNNNNNNNNNNNNNNNNNNNNNNNNNNNNNNNNNNNNNNNNNNNNNNNNNNNNNNNNNNNNNNNNNNNNNNNNNNNNNNNNNNNNNNNNNNNNNNNNNNNNNNNNNNNNNNNNNNNNNNNNNNNNNNNNNNNNNNNNNNNNNNNNNNNNNNNNNNNNNNNNNNNNNNNNNNNNNNNNNNNNNNNNNNNNNNNNNNNNNNNNNNNNNNNNNNNNNNNNNNNNNNNNNNNNNNNNNNNNNNNNNNNNNNNNNNNNNNNNNNNNNNNNNNNNNNNNNNNNNNNNNNNNNNNNNNNNNNNNNNNNNNNNNNNNNNNNNNNNNNNNNNNNNNNNNNNNNNNNNNNNNNNNNNNNNNNNNNNNNNNNNNNNNNNNNNNNNNNNNNNNNNNNNNNNNNNNNNNNNNNNNNNNNNNNNNNNNNNNNNNNNNNNNNNNNNNNNNNNNNNNNNNNNNNNNNNNNNNNNNNNNNNNNNNNNNNNNNNNNNNNNNNNNNNNNNNNNNNNNNNNNNNNNNNNNNNNNNNNNNNNNNNNNNNNNNNNNNNNNNNNNNNNNNNNNNNNNNNNNNNNNNNNNNNNNNNNNNNNNNNNNNNNNNNNNNNNNNNNNNNNNNNNNNNNNNNNNNNNNNNNNNNNNNNNNNNNNNNNNNNNNNNNNNNNNNNNNNNNNNNNNNNNNNNNNNNNNNNNNNNNNNNNNNNNNNNNNNNNNNNNNNNNNNNNNNNNNNNNNNNNNNNNNNNNNNNNNNNNNNNNNNNNNNNNNNNNNNNNNNNNNNNNNNNNNNNNNNNNNNNNNNNNNNNNNNNNNNNNNNNNNNNNNNNNNNNNNNNNNNNNNNNNNNNNNNNNNNNNNNNNNNNNNNNNNNNNNNNNNNNNNNNNNNNNNNNNNNNNNNNNNNNNNNNNNNNNNNNNNNNNNNNNNNNNNNNNNNNNNNNNNNNNNNNNNNNNNNNNNNNNNNNNNNNNNNNNNNNNNNNNNNNNNNNNNNNNNNNNNNNNNNNNNNNNNNNNNNNNNNNNNNNNNNNNNNNNNNNNNNNNNNNNNNNNNNNNNNNNNNNNNNNNNNNNNNNNNNNNNNNNNNNNNNNNNNNNNNNNNNNNNNNNNNNNNNNNNNNNNNNNNNNNNNNNNNNNNNNNNNNNNNNNNNNNNNNNNNNNNNNNNNNNNNNNNNNNNNNNNNNNNNNNNNNNNNNNNNNNNNNNNNNNNNNNNNNNNNNNNNNNNNNNNNNNNNNNNNNNNNNNNNNNNNNNNNNNNNNNNNNNNNNNNNNNNNNNNNNNNNNNNNNNNNNNNNNNNNNNNNNNNNNNNNNNNNNNNNNNNNNNNNNNNNNNNNNNNNNNNNNNNNNNNNNNNNNNNNNNNNNNNNNNNNNNNNNNNNNNNNNNNNNNNNNNNNNNNNNNNNNNNNNNNNNNNNNNNNNNNNNNNNNNNNNNNNNNNNNNNNNNNNNNNNNNNNNNNNNNNNNNNNNNNNNNNNNNNNNNNNNNNNNNNNNNNNNNNNNNNNNNNNNNNNNNNNNNNNNNNNNNNNNNNNNNNNNNNNNNNNNNNNNNNNNNNNNNNNNNNNNNNNNNNNNNNNNNNNNNNNNNNNNNNNNNNNNNNNNNNNNNNNNNNNNNNNNNNNNNNNNNNNNNNNNNNNNNNNNNNNNNNNNNNNNNNNNNNNNNNNNNNNNNNNNNNNNNNNNNNNNNNNNNNNNNNNNNNNNNNNNNNNNNNNNNNNNNNNNNNNNNNNNNNNNNNNNNNNNNNNNNNNNNNNNNNNNNNNNNNNNNNNNNNNNNNNNNNNNNNNNNNNNNNNNNNNNNNNNNNNNNNNNNNNNNNNNNNNNNNNNNNNNNNNNNNNNNNNNNNNNNNNNNNNNNNNNNNNNNNNNNNNNNNNNNNNNNNNNNNNNNNNNNNNNNNNNNNNNNNNNNNNNNNNNNNNNNNNNNNNNNNNNNNNNNNNNNNNNNNNNNNNNNNNNNNNNNNNNNNNNNNNNNNNNNNNNNNNNNNNNNNNNNNNNNNNNNNNNNNNNNNNNNNNNNNNNNNNNNNNNNNNNNNNNNNNNNNNNNNNNNNNNNNNNNNNNNNNNNNNNNNNNNNNNNNNNNNNNNNNNNNNNNNNNNNNNNNNNNNNNNNNNNNNNNNNNNNNNNNNNNNNNNNNNNNNNNNNNNNNNNNNNNNNNNNNNNNNNNNNNNNNNNNNNNNNNNNNNNNNNNNNNNNNNNNNNNNNNNNNNNNNNNNNNNNNNNNNNNNNNNNNNNNNNNNNNNNNNNNNNNNNNNNNNNNNNNNNNNNNNNNNNNNNNNNNNNNNNNNNNNNNNNNNNNNNNNNNNNNNNNNNNNNNNNNNNNNNNNNNNNNNNNNNNNNNNNNNNNNNNNNNNNNNNNNNNNNNNNNNNNNNNNNNNNNNNNNNNNNNNNNNNNNNNNNNNNNNNNNNNNNNNNNNNNNNNNNNNNNNNNNNNNNNNNNNNNNNNNNNNNNNNNNNNNNNNNNNNNNNNNNNNNNNNNNNNNNNNNNNNNNNNNNNNNNNNNNNNNNNNNNNNNNNNNNNNNNNNNNNNNNNNNNNNNNNNNNNNNNNNNNNNNNNNNNNNNNNNNNNNNNNNNNNNNNNNNNNNNNNNNNNNNNNNNNNNNNNNNNNNNNNNNNNNNNNNNNNNNNNNNNNNNNNNNNNNNNNNNNNNNNNNNNNNNNNNNNNNNNNNNNNNNNNNNNNNNNNNNNNNNNNNNNNNNNNNNNNNNNNNNNNNNNNNNNNNNNNNNNNNNNNNNNNNNNNNNNNNNNNNNNNNNNNNNNNNNNNNNNNNNNNNNNNNNNNNNNNNNNNNNNNNNNNNNNNNNNNNNNNNNNNNNNNNNNNNNNNNNNNNNNNNNNNNNNNNNNNNNNNNNNNNNNNNNNNNNNNNNNNNNNNNNNNNNNNNNNNNNNNNNNNNNNNNNNNNNNNNNNNNNNNNNNNNNNNNNNNNNNNNNNNNNNNNNNNNNNNNNNNNNNNNNNNNNNNNNNNNNNNNNNNNNNNNNNNNNNNNNNNNNNNNNNNNNNNNNNNNNNNNNNNNNNNNNNNNNNNNNNNNNNNNNNNNNNNNNNNNNNNNNNNNNNNNNNNNNNNNNNNNNNNNNNNNNNNNNNNNNNNNNNNNNNNNNNNNNNNNNNNNNNNNNNNNNNNNNNNNNNNNNNNNNNNNNNNNNNNNNNNNNNNNNNNNNNNNNNNNNNNNNNNNNNNNNNNNNNNNNNNNNNNNNNNNNNNNNNNNNNNNNNNNNNNNNNNNNNNNNNNNNNNNNNNNNNNNNNNNNNNNNNNNNNNNNNNNNNNNNNNNNNNNNNNNNNNNNNNNNNNNNNNNNNNNNNNNNNNNNNNNNNNNNNNNNNNNNNNNNNNNNNNNNNNNNNNNNNNNNNNNNNNNNNNNNNNNNNNNNNNNNNNNNNNNNNNNNNNNNNNNNNNNNNNNNNNNNNNNNNNNNNNNNNNNNNNNNNNNNNNNNNNNNNNNNNNNNNNNNNNNNNNNNNNNNNNNNNNNNNNNNNNNNNNNNNNNNNNNNNNNNNNNNNNNNNNNNNNNNNNNNNNNNNNNNNNNNNNNNNNNNNNNNNNNNNNNNNNNNNNNNNNNNNNNNNNNNNNNNNNNNNNNNNNNNNNNNNNNNNNNNNNNNNNNNNNNNNNNNNNNNNNNNNNNNNNNNNNNNNNNNNNNNNNNNNNNNNNNNNNNNNNNNNNNNNNNNNNNNNNNNNNNNNNNNNNNNNNNNNNNNNNNNNNNNNNNNNNNNNNNNNNNNNNNNNNNNNNNNNNNNNNNNNNNNNNNNNNNNNNNNNNNNNNNNNNNNNNNNNNNNNNNNNNNNNNNNNNNNNNNNNNNNNNNNNNNNNNNNNNNNNNNNNNNNNNNNNNNNNNNNNNNNNNNNNNNNNNNNNNNNNNNNNNNNNNNNNNNNNNNNNNNNNNNNNNNNNNNNNNNNNNNNNNNNNNNNNNNNNNNNNNNNNNNNNNNNNNNNNNNNNNNNNNNNNNNNNNNNNNNNNNNNNNNNNNNNNNNNNNNNNNNNNNNNNNNNNNNNNNNNNNNNNNNNNNNNNNNNNNNNNNNNNNNNNNNNNNNNNNNNNNNNNNNNNNNNNNNNNNNNNNNNNNNNNNNNNNNNNNNNNNNNNNNNNNNNNNNNNNNNNNNNNNNNNNNNNNNNNNNNNNNNNNNNNNNNNNNNNNNNNNNNNNNNNNNNNNNNNNNNNNNNNNNNNNNNNNNNNNNNNNNNNNNNNNNNNNNNNNNNNNNNNNNNNNNNNNNNNNNNNNNNNNNNNNNNNNNNNNNNNNNNNNNNNNNNNNNNNNNNNNNNNNNNNNNNNNNNNNNNNNNNNNNNNNNNNNNNNNNNNNNNNNNNNNNNNNNNNNNNNNNNNNNNNNNNNNNNNNNNNNNNNNNNNNNNNNNNNNNNNNNNNNNNNNNNNNNNNNNNNNNNNNNNNNNNNNNNNNNNNNNNNNNNNNNNNNNNNNNNNNNNNNNNNNNNNNNNNNNNNNNNNNNNNNNNNNNNNNNNNNNNNNNNNNNNNNNNNNNNNNNNNNNNNNNNNNNNNNNNNNNNNNNNNNNNNNNNNNNNNNNNNNNNNNNNNNNNNNNNNNNNNNNNNNNNNNNNNNNNNNNNNNNNNNNNNNNNNNNNNNNNNNNNNNNNNNNNNNNNNNNNNNNNNNNNNNNNNNNNNNNNNNNNNNNNNNNNNNNNNNNNNNNNNNNNNNNNNNNNNNNNNNNNNNNNNNNNNNNNNNNNNNNNNNNNNNNNNNNNNNNNNNNNNNNNNNNNNNNNNNNNNNNNNNNNNNNNNNNNNNNNNNNNNNNNNNNNNNNNNNNNNNNNNNNNNNNNNNNNNNNNNNNNNNNNNNNNNNNNNNNNNNNNNNNNNNNNNNNNNNNNNNNNNNNNNNNNNNNNNNNNNNNNNNNNNNNNNNNNNNNNNNNNNNNNNNNNNNNNNNNNNNNNNNNNNNNNNNNNNNNNNNNNNNNNNNNNNNNNNNNNNNNNNNNNNNNNNNNNNNNNNNNNNNNNNNNNNNNNNNNNNNNNNNNNNNNNNNNNNNNNNNNNNNNNNNNNNNNNNNNNNNNNNNNNNNNNNNNNNNNNNNNNNNNNNNNNNNNNNNNNNNNNNNNNNNNNNNNNNNNNNNNNNNNNNNNNNNNNNNNNNNNNNNNNNNNNNNNNNNNNNNNNNNNNNNNNNNNNNNNNNNNNNNNNNNNNNNNNNNNNNNNNNNNNNNNNNNNNNNNNNNNNNNNNNNNNNNNNNNNNNNNNNNNNNNNNNNNNNNNNNNNNNNNNNNNNNNNNNNNNNNNNNNNNNNNNNNNNNNNNNNNNNNNNNNNNNNNNNNNNNNNNNNNNNNNNNNNNNNNNNNNNNNNNNNNNNNNNNNNNNNNNNNNNNNNNNNNNNNNNNNNNNNNNNNNNNNNNNNNNNNNNNNNNNNNNNNNNNNNNNNNNNNNNNNNNNNNNNNNNNNNNNNNNNNNNNNNNNNNNNNNNNNNNNNNNNNNNNNNNNNNNNNNNNNNNNNNNNNNNNNNNNNNNNNNNNNNNNNNNNNNNNNNNNNNNNNNNNNNNNNNNNNNNNNNNNNNNNNNNNNNNNNNNNNNNNNNNNNNNNNNNNNNNNNNNNNNNNNNNNNNNNNNNNNNNNNNNNNNNNNNNNNNNNNNNNNNNNNNNNNNNNNNNNNNNNNNNNNNNNNNNNNNNNNNNNNNNNNNNNNNNNNNNNNNNNNNNNNNNNNNNNNNNNNNNNNNNNNNNNNNNNNNNNNNNNNNNNNNNNNNNNNNNNNNNNNNNNNNNNNNNNNNNNNNNNNNNNNNNNNNNNNNNNNNNNNNNNNNNNNNNNNNNNNNNNNNNNNNNNNNNNNNNNNNNNNNNNNNNNNNNNNNNNNNNNNNNNNNNNNNNNNNNNNNNNNNNNNNNNNNNNNNNNNNNNNNNNNNNNNNNNNNNNNNNNNNNNNNNNNNNNNNNNNNNNNNNNNNNNNNNNNNNNNNNNNNNNNNNNNNNNNNNNNNNNNNNNNNNNNNNNNNNNNNNNNNNNNNNNNNNNNNNNNNNNNNNNNNNNNNNNNNNNNNNNNNNNNNNNNNNNNNNNNNNNNNNNNNNNNNNNNNNNNNNNNNNNNNNNNNNNNNNNNNNNNNNNNNNNNNNNNNNNNNNNNNNNNNNNNNNNNNNNNNNNNNNNNNNNNNNNNNNNNNNNNNNNNNNNNNNNNNNNNNNNNNNNNNNNNNNNNNNNNNNNNNNNNNNNNNNNNNNNNNNNNNNNNNNNNNNNNNNNNNNNNNNNNNNNNNNNNNNNNNNNNNNNNNNNNNNNNNNNNNNNNNNNNNNNNNNNNNNNNNNNNNNNNNNNNNNNNNNNNNNNNNNNNNNNNNNNNNNNNNNNNNNNNNNNNNNNNNNNNNNNNNNNNNNNNNNNNNNNNNNNNNNNNNNNNNNNNNNNNNNNNNNNNNNNNNNNNNNNNNNNNNNNNNNNNNNNNNNNNNNNNNNNNNNNNNNNNNNNNNNNNNNNNNNNNNNNNNNNNNNNNNNNNNNNNNNNNNNNNNNNNNNNNNNNNNNNNNNNNNNNNNNNNNNNNNNNNNNNNNNNNNNNNNNNNNNNNNNNNNNNNNNNNNNNNNNNNNNNNNNNNNNNNNNNNNNNNNNNNNNNNNNNNNNNNNNNNNNNNNNNNNNNNNNNNNNNNNNNNNNNNNNNNNNNNNNNNNNNNNNNNNNNNNNNNNNNNNNNNNNNNNNNNNNNNNNNNNNNNNNNNNNNNNNNNNCACATGATATTTCGTTTCATAAATATTATATAATGATTTATTTTGTTTACATGTTTTTTTTGTTGCCGAATAGTTATATGTAATCATGTCGTCGTTAAATTTTTGTGCACTAAACTATGACAGCACACTGCGTTTTACTTAAAAATTATTTTACATAAAAAAAATGCCCGCCCGTCTCCACGGCGTTTCTTAGTAAGCCCGTCGTTATCAAGCCCAACGGGCGACTACAACAGGCGTTTCGGAGCACGCCGTGGAAACCAGGCCCAACAAGGCAGAATCGACGCGGCACATCGACGGGGTAGTAATCAGAGGAGTTCAATGCAACGACGGGAGCTGAGTATATAAGCAGGTCGTCGTCCCCTTcggccggcgaggtgggactaaacttgcgtcgGCCGCGGGGCGACCTGGACACAGCCAGACGCGACGTGGGCCGGCCCAAAAAGGCACTGGACGGCGCGGTCTTCTCGACTGCTCGACGCGACGTGGGCCGGCCCAAAAAGGCTATTGACGGCGCGGTCTTCTCGACGGCTCGATGcgccgtgggccggcccagttaccACCGCTGAGACGCCGCGCCAGTGAAACCgacacaagtttagtcccacctcgacgGCCGAAGGCGACGCCGACTAGTTGATATACTCAGCTCCCGTCGTTGTATTGAACTCCTCTGATTACTATCCCGTCGATGTGCCGCGTCGATGCTGCCCTGTTGGGCCTGGTTTCCACGGCGTGCTCCGAAACCCTTGTTGTAGGGTCCCGTTGGGCTTGATAACGACGGGCTTACTAAGTCACGCTGTGGAGACGGGcgggcatttttttctttttttttcaacaaCAGTTCACAGAGTGCTTCTTCTATTTTGATATATTTGACAGCCGACGGGACTGTAGTAAATACATGCAGAATTCataaaataaacaatgaatagtgAATATTTATATCAACAACAATGTTGTCTCAACATAACAATTGTCACCACAGTAATTTTATTGTAGTTGACACAAAATAACAAGTCTGAAATGACAACGGTTCGTACGCAATAATCATGTTTCACACATAAAATACTCAACACGAACATAAATTTTACAAATGTTCTTCATATAAATGGAAGAGGTAAACACTTGCATCGTCTACACTTGAGTCTTCAAGCCCAGTTGTTGCATACAAAAAATATGAGAATCAATGCACCGTTAATGAAACAACAAAACTGACATAAACAAATAATAGACATACTCTTCATTTTTGCTGCATGTGCTCCTGTTATGACCTGAGCCGCTGCATATGCTACATTTTCGTCCAGATTTCTCGTCAAATGCTTTAGGCCTCTCATTTTTTGTCACATCTGGGCCACCCTTACCGCGACCTCTACTGTTCTGCTTAGGTGTGCCCTTGGTGGAAACCTTTACTGGATCACGAACCAGAATATGATCTCGGTTAGGCTCAAATGGATTACTGTTCACGAAGCTTCGCTGAATATCATCTTCATTTCCTTGAATATCCTTATTCACTATAATATCATCCAGAGCTGCCATCAACTTGTCGAATAAGAAAGGATTACTGCATGCGACATGACAGGCTTCTGAAGATTTAATGGTCAACTCACTATATCTAGCTCTGTCCTCACCACTCGACCAACCCCACGCAAACAAATCGCTGGTGCGCTTCACTGGCAGTCCAGCTCGTGCTTTTTTTGAGAATCTTCGCAGGACACAACACTTGGGTATCACAGGTAAGTTCAGTGCATTCAAAACATGAATAATATGCTTGCAAGGAAGCCCTTTGCGAGTCATACTTCGGCAACTGCACTTTATAGTTTCTGCCGAGTTACCTGGCGTATAGTCCACATTAAATCTGTGATCCCTGTTATTCTTCCACGCAACCACAAATCTCTGACTATCGGTCCCTGTCAGTCTATCAATTACCTCAAGCTCCTGTACCTTCTTCATATCTTGTTGCAACATATAAAAGTTTGCCTGCGTGAATGCTTTCGCAGCATACGACTCAATGGCCTGACACTCNNNNNNNNNNGGAAAAAGattgggcacgtttggcggatgcgaagcggagaggtgtgaccgagggtcccctccggccataccgaaaccacccccttccacagcaagtacctgagcggtttgacGGATTGCACCCAACTTCTGGGAGCGCGTGTGGGGCCCACCCGGGCCCCCCACGGCCAAAATGAATGAAATCCGACAACGaatgcacgttgcgtcacgtccgggcagtattttctgggttttctgcctggaaaatggtagaaaatacatacggactcgaaacgggataattttttgcgtgcgtgccctgctaggccacagtagcacgtggaaaaaaattgggcacgtttggcTAAGTTAAAAAAAGAGCATATTTGATTAAGTTTAAAAAATTGGTTAAGATAAATTTTTTGTTTATCGGAGATTGGTAAGCTTCTGCAGGACGGCCATGTTAGGCAGTGGCCCCAGGGGAACCTCGCCCTTTTGCAAGTACGTTCTATTTATTAATTTCAACACTTTTGTTATAAAATGGCACGGAAGAACATGTAATTTAATTAGTTTATGTGTTTTGCAGTACCTATACTGGGAGAAGGTGCAACCAATCACCGGTCCAAAATATGATCCGTTGGCATTGTTGAGCGCGCTGATGAGGAACTGGACGGAAGATATGGCTGTGAGAAGAGACAAATACGACTACGAATATGGTCGTGGTGTTGGGATCGTAATCCTAGTAATGATTTTTTACATTTATGAAATAAAGTAAAGTGTGCATATGGTTTTTATGTATAATTATCTTGTTCCACTTGTAGATCGATGACAACATTACAGAGGAGTATAGGTTGAAAAAAATTGCGGAAGAAGAAGCTCAAAAAACCAAGAAAGCTAGTAGCAAATAATCTAACGATACTGGAACAAGGAAAGAGGGCAGTACCTCGGAGGCTTCGAGCCAGAAGCCTACTATGGACCGGATTTTGAGTGAGATGAATGAGCTTCGGAAGGAAATGCTTCGTTTGCCAGAGTTATGCGCACAGGTAACACTTGAGCATGTCTCTTTAATGTCCATCACTGAATTGAAAAACTAAGATGAAATGTTTTCTTGCAGAGGATGATTGAGAAACTGAACAAAACCGGCGTCTCCTACAAACCCAGTAACCTGGAAGAGGACGAAGAGAATCTTTACGGAGGCATTAATGAGTCTTCAAACGATGTTGGACGTCCGCAAAAAGAGTTTGTATATCAAAAAGATGATTCAGACCGGTTCCGCACACCTTCCAAAATGAATTTGCAAAAGGATGATAACGGCGTTGATGTAACTTCTCGTGAAAACACACCTTTTTACTGCACACCTGAGTACTGGGATAGTTTCAAGGGTGATATGGATGATCCTGTCCAAGTACCAGAAGTATCAGATGAAAAAGCTGCCACATCTTTAGAGACGGACGAAATCGCATCGCATGCATCGGTTGGTTCTCAAGGAGTACAAGAGGAAGTGGAGGAGGTTACTGGCAGGCGCAAGCGCAGAGGATCACAACATGTCAAGTCTCCTTATGTGGTCCCTAAACCAAACAAACGTGCAAAACGTTCTGCCAAAGGAAGTAAGTTTTCTGTGTTTCTAATTATTATTGCGTAACAATTATTTATGTATTTGCGTTTGTAAGTATTTGAGTGGTGCGTTACAGAATTGTTCCAAAATGGTGATGTTAACAAATCTGGTGATGAGTATGATGTGGTGAAAGCGTCCATCAAGTACGTGCGTGCGCATGAGCATTTACAAAAACATGCCAAAACAGAAATTTTCAATGATGGCATGGAAGAAGGTCTCACTGTGAGGAGAGCTTGTCAGATTATTAACCATGAGTGGCTAAGTGGCGACGTAAGTTAATTTCATATATTGTTTTACAATTCATTCGAAAATACCATTGTTAAATCTAACACATTATTTATAGGTAATTGATGCATACTCATCATTTTTGGTCGACAAAGTTAATGATGATCGTTTCATGTTAACAACTTGGAGGATACATTGGTTGCTTCACGTTAGACCCAGAAAGAAGACCGCCGGTAATGATTATGAAGCAGAGTCGCATAGTAATGGACCCGTGAACAGATGTGAGGACGAGTATTTCAAAAAATCAAAGGTAAGTTTGATTGTTAACACGGTACATACATACGATAttatgtgatgattgtgttttatgGTCCTTGTGATGCAGACTTACATTCCTCTAAACAAGCTAAATAATCACTGGATTACTGTCGTCATCCATAGCGGAAAAAGAGAGTTTCAGGTTCTTGACTCGTTGATGACCGGAAAACTTGACACTGTTACTAGAGAACTCGTTGAGGACCTGGTAGGTTTAACTTGCAAATGTGCATTTGGTAACATTCGTTTTCTTTAGTACACTGAATGACATGCTTTTCACCATGTTTGTTA
The sequence above is drawn from the Triticum aestivum cultivar Chinese Spring chromosome 7A, IWGSC CS RefSeq v2.1, whole genome shotgun sequence genome and encodes:
- the LOC123152928 gene encoding uncharacterized protein: MIEKLNKTGVSYKPSNLEEDEENLYGGINESSNDVGRPQKEFVYQKDDSDRFRTPSKMNLQKDDNGVDVTSRENTPFYCTPEYWDSFKGDMDDPVQVPEVSDEKAATSLETDEIASHASVGSQGVQEEVEEVTGRRKRRGSQHVKSPYVVPKPNKRAKRSAKGKLFQNGDVNKSGDEYDVVKASIKYVRAHEHLQKHAKTEIFNDGMEEGLTVRRACQIINHEWLSGDVIDAYSSFLVDKVNDDRFILTFL